A stretch of DNA from Perca flavescens isolate YP-PL-M2 chromosome 11, PFLA_1.0, whole genome shotgun sequence:
CCTACATTCCACAGCCACCCCGTTTTGACTGGGAGGAACTTCACAGGGACCTTCATAAATACCACAGACGTATCAAACTCATCAGTCATTTTCACTCCCATCCCCAATCACGCCCGCCTCATCCATTTAGCCATCCAATTGGGAACCACTCTATCATCAACTCGACCCTGTAattaataaattcataaaaaacaataaacaaacccACCGCTCATATCAACCACCACCAGAGACCACGGACAACTTGTCTGTTGAGGAGCCCAGGGCCCTTTCACAACTTCGCCATAACCCAAACATTATTATCACACCAGCCGATAAAGGATCTAAAATTATCATCATGGACAGAAATCAATATTTAATTGAAGCTAACAGACAACTATCCAACGCCAAACACTATCAACCTATCCAATCAAGCATTCAAGCACAAACTCAAATTAAACTCAGGGACATCATCCAATcactttacaataaaaaaatcctCACTGCCAAACAAAGAGACCATCTTTATGGACCCGAACACCCACACCCCACACCTGGACCATTCCCTGTGAGGTTCGACATAGACAGTCTTTACACAAACATTAACACCACAACAGGACTACAGACAGTCAAAACAGTTTTCAATAAGTACCCCAATCCGGAAAGACCAGATAAAGAAATCCTACAACTTTTGGAACTCTGCCTCAATAACAACGATTTTCTTTTCAATAACAAACATTATCTTCAGGTTCACGGGACAGCCATGAGTCAACGTTTAGCACCATCTTACGCCAACATCTACATGAGCGAGTGGGAGAGGGAGGTACTGGCCAAATGCCCACACCAACCCCTACTTTACCTTCGCTTTCTGGATGACATTTTTGGTATTTGGACACATGACATCCCCCTCTTCCCACAGTTTCTCAATATTCTCAACAATCATCATCCCTCCATAAAAGTAAAACACATAATAGACCCATTACAGGTAAATTTTCTAGACACCACAATTTTCTTTCAGCCAACCACCCCAACACACAACGGCCTTTTTTCCAAAGTTTACTTTAAACCGACTGATACACATGCAATCCTCCATAAAACTAGTTATCACATTAAGCACACCTTCAAGGGCATCATAAAATCACAAATCATCTGCTTTCACCGCCTCTCCTCCCACCAATCAGATTTCCAGTCAGCTATTACCACCTTATTTACTATCCTTAGAACCAGAAGATACAGCAAACGCTTTCTCCGCTCCATTAAAAACAGCACCTTGGCCGCTCTCCCCCCCACTCTctccacccacttttcaacatcAGTCCAGGTCCTCAATGCAGAGGGTATCCCACCTTCAACTCCCCCATCAGCCTCAACCACTAATTTTAATCAAGTTCCACATCCCATTCCTGACCTTCCTCCCAACCCTCACCCTAATCTTAACCATCTCTCCCCCCACCCTAACCAGGGTCTGCATCCCATCCCCAACCCTaaaactctaaccctaaccataaccagtgcctcccaatgGTGCCTTCAAGGTAGCGCTGCCTGGTAGGCAGCAAGAAACACTGATAAACTTACCCCACCTGTTGGTTTTAATCAGTTTTTCGTTGTTGTGTACATATGATAATGTGATACTTATAGACTGGAATCAGAATTTCCAAAAATTGCACAGTTTATAATTACTTTACAACTGGTTTTGTATCATCCTCTCTTTAATCCGATCATATACGGACTAAAAATGAAAGAGATATTTAAACACCTGAAGAGGTTGTTGTCAGTAAAATGATCTgttgtaaaaacacattttcaacatGTGTTGAAATGATTTATCAGGTCTGACAAGCattttaaggattttttttgaACACAGTAAAGATCATCAGCTTCACCaatgttatgtattttattcaatcaattaatcataaatttcattattaattaattaacttccCCTTCAGTTAGCTGTAACAAACAGAACCTCGCCCTGGCTGACTCTCGTGGTACAGATAAGTCAGTAAATTTGAGTAAAAGCAGGCTTCACTTATCCCGAGTGAATGCACTATATACGAAACTCAGATGTGGGTCGTTGtgtgggatattccggtattattcaggttttagaggcattctttggacatgtgtACAGCACATTCAGAATAtgtctcaatctgggtttttactgcattttgatgctaacaagcactcacacGTCGTTAGCATTCAATGTTTGTAGTTGTGCTCCATAACGATGCATCAAAAGCATTTCACATgagcctttttttcacagctgggattaaagggatagtttggattttggacacacacacacacacacacacacacacacacacacacacacacacacacacactaaaaaaaCAATCCCAACTTTACTTTGAAGATTCACTTTCTGAGGACTTTGTTACCATACTTTATCCTCTTCTATAACTTTATAAAGGTTTATTAATACCAttgtaaattaaaaagaaattactAAAAAGCTGGAGAGGGGGTAAAGTAAAGAGAAAACAACCAGAATTTGCAAGATTAAAGACCTAAATTTACAGGCTTTCTAGAATTTGAGTTAAATCCAACATGCAACAGATGTAAACAAAGCCCTGCAAACCTATTACATATGTTTTGAACACATTTGTcagttttttctttctatttttaaaattatttttggggctttttttgtagtgacagtggatagacaggaaaggtgggagagagatttGGGATTCAGCAAAGTGCCACAGGTCAAACTCGAATGAAGGACTCGctcctactgggtgagctagtcAGTTTAATATTCTTCCTGAAATACTGAAGGAGCCAATTGATCTATGTTCTCTGCTCTGTGGGGTGTTATagccaacccagtctcatgtcagttcgtgatggcatcaTCAAAGATCGTGATACCATCACgatattgtgaagatttacgtgatGGGGTCACACATTTTAAACTCATGtgtttcaatgggaagcatctttcgtgatcacagattctttctgccagtccggctgcagcagagaagctggatatagctttgatattattggtatttttagccttataaccgctgttttaatcaacatttattcaccagatcttatcatggtttatatgtatttattttaatgtgattTTTTCGGTCTTATttccagggaagctggattgctttgttgtttattgatatttttaaagcCATAAcactacatctatcaacataaaggcagttacacaccaaccagacggccgatcgttggcagaaaaggcagttgggctgatcagtctccccgagttggtcaaaacagtgcctcagaacacaccaaagagacgagacgtaatacatctccataacagcaggtggggctaatctgtattgtcgcccaaaaaatgataaccggcagctgattggacgaacgcgtcacgtgggtctggctgctgaTTCCGGATTTTGGATTTTTCAACCGGCCATTACTGGCGACtcattcagaatacgatctcatatcgTAGTAAAATAGTTCACCtgaacgtgtttctgaaaatattttaagagagaaataggccgtgcagaatctatcttcatttcagatcaacaaaggtcagtttaaaagatttttttgaaAGGCTTAGTCACGGTCATCCTGCTTGCCATTTCTGGGTGACTCCTGACTGCCCTGTCTCCAACTGAACACgttcaggtcggccaaaatgaaggcctaCAGCTCCTCCAAcgacggcacagaacacaccaaccAGAATCCAGTCACTGACCTTGCcggactgtccaacggccgattatcggcccggTGTGTAGCTGCtattagatgttatcatggtatgcatttctttattttaaaaatattattttggtcttccTACTggtaaaatattacagtaaaaataCAGAACACTACGATATGGGCCGAGCTGGGCACATTCTAAAGccgatatcccacaatgcagtgtgtgcattcatttcagagaatcaaACAGTGATCAGCAGGTGTGTAACGCCAGTATTgcttcaatgtacatatttaatcagtggttttgtcaccatCAACaacagtaagttatgcaccgtaataacgtttaaaaaaaaacagcagaataCTCCGGAAGTGAGGTAGTAATTACGGCTCCGCGTCTGTGAAAGATTGCTtcacgttgtacgtgagaatatatacaataacaataccaataatgaaaaaatagtgttttatactaagcactttgatttgccttgtcgcagaaaaaaatactaggcctataaaaaaaaaactacggttcagtgtttagaaatacagcctaatggcttgtttgactaatttgaatttgttttgacttgtagtgttgtgaaaaacaaaaaagcaggaagcattttcaggaaattaaaaagaTGAGCAGATTGTtgccgaggtttttgttcacagagtaagatgtatatagctttgtatgggtgtgtgcacacacaacatgcgttttggcatttttggcacacttctacctcagcctatatactgcacacagacacaagtacttTTGCATGTTCTGCTGAAACAGAGACCTGTGTTGCCATGCCAACAATCTCATTcaaacatttcacaaactgaGGAAAGGGTCGTGAGATGGGTCAGAgggtatcagaggtcataaatgatgaaccaatcaatcggctctgctcctatagacacgttggtgttcatatggacaacacctttgactggaaggcccgtgttcaaagtgtgtgttatcatttagagcagacacccacggtgaatcagagggtttatgttatactAGGCTGAATTACAGAGCATTTTAATATGTCAGAAAGCATGGCAATATCTAAAAACATCTCAGGTAAAGCTTGCTTGTCAGGTGActgtctctccaggcaagcacagagAATATGGTCTGATCcgtctttattctccatgccaggtatgagctcttatcctctggcagaagaaatAGGGGACCCcaatgtaaactaaatatttctAAAGTAAagccctaatttggacctacctcaattaaaactttaaataatgttgcttgaggctgcaggggttttgcaatagcttcatgatatgatgcatatagggttgtgtgttggtcttgtcactgtttgtgaaagatgagcaatagattgtggctgtgtgatgtgaTTCAGTCTGGCTACATATCACTTAAgtatatgtcagctgtatgataaaacaatatgtcaagtgttatgtgtgaagcatttgaactcaaggtaTATCTAACTCAAGGTAGATATCCCTCTGGGGGCAATAACGTATCATCTGCAAAGTGATCTCCATGATATGTGACAATTTACATGTTGTCGTatgactatagcaaacacatcgttggaaaggtctcaaccttcagtaacatatgtcagtctgaagaggatacactACTCCtgttttgaaatattgacctctgaaccttgaacccagcaCATGtttgaaggcctgtcatttagcaacagaaggtgctacacacataggaccagctgttctagaaagctctggacctcagctgtcatgtagatatggtcaccaaagtttacccactgtaagcacttatatggtaataagctattttcatcTATTTAACGATTTGATTTTCCCCATCCCAAAAATCCCCAGagtgtatccaaaattctaGGCACATACAGCTGCACAAGGCAAAACAAGACAGGGACTACAGCTAGGCGAGACAAGGGAGGAAACACGGgttacaacagaaaacacaacaaatacacaacataaacaggaaacaagaacagaacctcaaaaccaacagaaCTCAAACCCCAAAACCATGACATTGATGTTTGAAtcatttcattctttttcttctaGGGCCAAAACTAATTTGTATATAAGTAACACATTTGGTGTctgaattaaatgtttttataagTGTTAAATAGTCATTGTTAAAGGaaagatgaaaacatgaataTAACAGCTGAGTTGAAAACCTCTTAAACAGTGACGTCTGAGTGCTATATTAACGACATTATGCTGCAGGCCTCTACTTTAATGTCATGACATTTAATTCATATGTGTTAAGGAAATGTTACACGTCTGACGTAGTTTGTTGCTGGGACTTTTCATAAAAGCGATTGACATGTCTGAAAGAGTACTTGTTATTATGATCACTGATTCCGGCAGATCGATGGTTTACTGTTGGCCAGGGGGGGTTGAAAAGTGATCTTCAAGGCAATAACACACTTCCTCAATGCAAAAAGACAAAGTAAAGCTAAAATAAAGGGCATACCTAGAAATAGGATTCTACCATTGCCaatatgtatttaaaacaaacttttaatgtttttttttttataaaacctgATCATAAAGAATAAAGTAGTGtttgactttttaattactGTAGAAAATTATATGTCATTAAAATGGTAAATCTGATGACCATTTATTGTATAGCAACTATGAACATTTTTTAGTTCTTCTGGATTAAACACCTTCCAATAATCAAAGAAACCTCATCTCAACATTATTACAGAAGACAGAACAGATCATTTGTTGATATGTTGGTGCAGTTCTCTTTGACAGAACAACCTCCGGATGTGATTATAAATGTCTTTCATTTTTAGTCCGTATATGATTAGATTAAAGAGAGGATGATACAAAATCACTTGTAAAGTCATTATTAAACGTATAGTTTCTGGACACTCCGATTCCAGTTTATCTATAATGATATCATATATAAACAAACCTGAAAAGCTGATTAAAACCAACAGATGAGGTAAACAGGTCTGTGCAGCTTTCATTCTGACTTCTCTATGGCTTTGGTACGTCATTAGAAATATCTTTGTGTATGTGAAAAGTATGAAAAGCACAGGCACAATTGAAACATTGAAAAAGACAATCACACCAAACACAGTGATTGCTCTCAAGCTCACACAGTGAAGTTTGTAAATTGAGTTGTTGCAAAAGATTCCTTTCAAAGTAAAGTTACAGAGTTTAGTATTTGCACTAAATGATACTGGAACTGCAATCTGACAAGCAGGCACAAACCAAGCAAAACCCAGAAAGATACGGACAGTTGTTTTCTTCATGATAGTGTGATATTGAAGAGGTTTACATATTGACACATATCTGTCATAATGGTAAGAACAACAGTAAGAACTCTGAACCATTTAAAGAGTAATATAGGAAACACTGAAAGAGACAGGCTGAATAAGATATTACCTGTTTTTCAGataaaaagtcaatcaaaagCTTTGGGTAGATATTAGTGCTGAATAGAACAGAGTTCAGTAACAAAGCAGCAATGAAAATGTACATAGGCTCATGAAGGTTTTGGTGAAGCCAGATAAGGTACACAATAATAGAATTACTGCAGATTATTAGAATATATActgtgaacatcatcaaaaaataaacataccTGTATTTGTCCACTTCAACATGCCCACCAAgagttatatatgttatatttaattcactattcatttaatataatttaaaatcAATCAAGATTAGTGTATAAACCAGGCAGATAATGTAACATGCAtacatgaattaaaaaacaaatgttagattgttttattaatatttaccTGCAGGTAGTGTCTGTTGACCTTCAGAATTCTGAAAGGGAACTCTTTGGCTCAGTGGACTGCTTTTATCAGTTCTTTTTTGATCCTCCATGGATCTCATTAAAACCAAGTCCTACTAAGGGACTTATGTCCAAACAGGAtatggaaaaacttgtccaagcttttattttcagtatcGTAGACTACTGTAACATTGTCCTTACAGGTCTCTCTAAAAAAtctatcagacagctgcagctgattcaaaacgctgctgctcgagtcctcactaagaccaagaaagtgggtCTTGATTTCTCAAagaatttatttcaaaatacttctgcTGGGTTATAAATCACTAAAGAGTTTAggaccaaaatacatttctgatctgctactacactatgaaccGCCCAGACCAGAAATAAAGCTGTCTTGACttggtgtattttattttattgtatcaaGAATGCCTTACACATGAGAAAAAAGACAATCAAATACAatcgaggataaaaacacaataaagtccaggacttatttccattgtggtcctcaacacATAACAccaggacaagacaagacacttACAGCGTGTGTGATAACAACACaaataattaaacattaaaaataataataaaaacagtaactTGCCTTTTGTTCTATTCTACGACCCTCTCTAATAACCAGGCCTCGatactctttttttaaaagaagtcaGGCTGGAAATGAATTTGATTTGCTGATCTTATTTGTTCCACTGAACTGCCCCTATATAGGCAAAGGTTCCTTTCCCTATAACACTGTCTTAAATGTATAAAGACACAGGTCAGATATGCTGCTACGAGtgtagatgcacctgtttgaggtcgttagcttcataaagacacctgtccaccccatacaatcagtaagaatccaactactaacatggccaagaccaaagagctgtccaaagacactagagacaaaattgtacacctccacaaggctggaaagggctacggggaaattgccaagcagcttggtgagaaaaggtccactgttggagcaatcattaaaaaatggaagaagctaaacatgactgtcaatctccctcggactggggctccatgcaagatctcacctcgtggggtctcaatgatcctaagacaggtgagaaatcagcccagaactacacgggaggagctggtcaatgacctgaaaagagctgggaccaccgtttccaaggttactgttggtaaggcaaggcaaggcaaagcaaggcaaggcaaggcagctttatttgtgtagcacatttcagcaacaaagcaattcaaagtgctttacatgaaacattaaaaacagttagaaaacaattaaaaataatttcaaagcattaaaacaattaacaacaatttaagatcattaaaagacaagaataaaatgtacagtgcagtataagaattttaaagaaagagcagttaaaaataggttatttaaagaaaggcaacattaaaaagatatgtcttcagcctggatttaaaagaacagagttgcagtggacctgcagttttctgggagtttgttccagatatgtggagcataaaaactgaacgctgttTCCCTccgtttagttctgactctgggaacaacaagtagacctgtcccagaccacctgaaaggtctgggtgggtcatagtgtagtagcagatcagaaacgtattttggccctaaaccatttagtgatagtggtaatacactaagacgtcatggtttgaaatcatgcatggcatggaaggttcccctgcttaaaccagcacatgtcaagacccgtcttaagtttgccaatgaccatttggatgatccagaggagtcatgggagaaagtcatgtggtcagatgagaccaaaatagaactttttggtcataattcctctaaccgtgtttggaggaagaaaaatgatgagtaccatccctactgtgaagcatgggggtggtagcatcatgctttgggggtgtttttctgcacatgggacagggcgactacACTGTATTAAgcagaggatgaccggggccatgtattgcgagattttggggaacaacctccttccctcagttagagcgttgaagatgggtcgaggctgggtcttccaacatgacaatgacccgaagcacacagccaggataactaaggagtggctctgtaagaagcatatcaaggttctggtgtggcctagccagtctccagacctaaacccaatagagaatctttggagggagctcaaactccgtgtttctcagcgacagcccagaaacctgactgatctagagaagatctgtgtggaggagtgggccaaaatccctccttcagtgtgtgcaaacctggtgaaaaactacaggaaacgtttgacctctgtacttgcaaacaaaggctactgtaccaaatattaacattaattttctcaggtgttcaaatacttatttgcagctatatcatacaaataaatagtttaaaaaaatcatacattgtgattggatttttttttttttttttagattatgtctctcacagtggacatgcacctacgatgacaatttcagacccctccatgatttctaagtgggagaacttagcaaaatagcagggtgttcaaatacttagtTTCCTCACTGTACGCAAACGGTAgtattcggaccggattagaatgcaaatgcaatgctttttttgataactctgcaaacccttggtgttctctcaatgagcttcatgaggtagtcacctgaaatggttttaccttcacaggtgtgccttgtcagggttaattagtggaattatttcccttattaataaaaaagcaaagggtggctactttgaagaatctaaaatataagacatgttttcagttatttcacacttttttgttaagtacataattccatatgtgttcattcatagttttgatgccttcagtgagaatctacaatggaaatagtcatgaaaataaaaaggaaactcattgaatgagaaggtgtgtccaaacttttggcctgtactgtacatcatcAGTGCCATGTACACCTCAACCCTCTGTGTATCCAGTGAGCGGTCCCACACGTGGCCAAATTCTCCCCATAATGACTAAGCTGGAGACACATTTCAGGGTGGCTGAAGAGGACACAATGTTTACCAGTGCTTTGAAAAAGAAGGTCTGGGGATATCTGAAAAAACGATACCAAGTATTTTCCATTTCCGTTAAGAGCTTTTGCCTGTCAAAGAGAGGGTAAACTACATAATTTTCACTTGTAGACACTAAATCATTTGTCATGTATGTTTTCCTTACAGAATGAAAACATTCAGAACTTCCTCCAGGAGGCCACTTTGATGGACCCTTGCTTCAAAGGCAATCTTGGATGTATCAAATGTCTGTAGCGGAGGGCTTCCCGGACTCAAAAAATTAGCTTGAGGTGCTCTTTGGAAGGGATAATCATAATGTAGAAACCaaaaaggaaactccaaggcactctcttttagaaaaatacaaagcctttatttatggcttagtcatcataaatcttaaagtactccgacgcgtttcggcatacaagccttcgtcagggagtcaatcaatttccaaaacagGAAGAAACCTTCTTATACGCTTTCAAATAGACCAATCAAGAAACACAGCCAATGGATAGCCTTAATTTTGGTAGAGGAGGGTTCAGAGTTGTAGGGTTATAGAATGACCACTAGATGTCCTCATTGGTCATAAATAGACCAGTGTATTTGACTACACACCAAGGTAAAATTCAAAACATGTacagcacaaataaaaatagaaatggaCCCAATTGAAAAGTAAACATtatggttttaaagaaaaacactgagaTCAAGTTCTTCATTTAAGCCTGGATAACTAGTAGCCTGCAGTTTATCAATCCAGAAACTTTCTCTCTGGTttagttgtttttgtctgtcccCTTTCCTCAGTGACAATGGAATATGATCAATTCCACAGATCTGTATGGTCGATGGATCACTATTATGGTGTTCCCTGTAGTGCCTCGCCATAGGATAGTTCATGTTGTCCGTGCGAATTGCATATTTATGTTCTGCCAAACGGTCCTGTAAACACCTCTTAGTCCTTCCATATAAAACACTTTGCATTCAGGGCATTCCAGTCTGTATATAACAAATACAGTTTTACAGCTTATGAAGTGGTTGATAGTAAAATGTTTTAGGGATACAGTATCAACAAAGGTTTTAGACTGTAATACATTTGTACAATGATTACAGTGTTGACATTTATATGACAACCTTTGACCTTTGGGTTTAGATCCCAACCAAGTTTGTTGGCCTTCTGGTTTCAAATGGCTGCGAACCAGTTTGTCTCGAATAGTAGGACATCTCCTGAAAGTGACCAAAGGTGGCTCAGGAAACAACTGGCCAAGCACCTCATCACTTTCAATAATACCCCaattttttcttattattctCTTAATCTGGTCTGCCTCTGTACTATATGTGGTAACAAAAATGGGTCTCTCTTTTATTGGCTTAGGTGGATTTCTTTGTAGAAGTGATATCCTATTTGCAGACTTAGCCCGGCTGTATGCTTCCTGGAGGGTTGTGTTTTTATAACCCCGTTCCTTAAAGCGTGACGTCATCTCTTTTGCTTTACACTCAAATGAATTGTCTAGGTCACAAATTCTCCTGACTCACTGGAATTGTCCGTATGGAACATTTTCCTTCAACCACTTAGGGTGAAAGCT
This window harbors:
- the LOC114564255 gene encoding LOW QUALITY PROTEIN: olfactory receptor 51E1-like (The sequence of the model RefSeq protein was modified relative to this genomic sequence to represent the inferred CDS: inserted 2 bases in 1 codon), giving the protein MNSELNITYITLGGHVEVDKYRYVYFLMMFTVYILIICSNSIIVYLIWLHQNLHEPMYIFIAALLLNSVLFSTNIYPKLLIDFLSEKQVISYSACLFQCFLYYSLNGSEFLLLXSYHYDRYVSICKPLQYHTIMKKTTVRIFLGFAWFVPACQIAVPVSFSANTKLCNFTLKGIFCNNSIYKLHCVSLRAITVFGVIVFFNVSIVPVLFILFTYTKIFLMTYQSHREVRMKAAQTCLPHLLVLISFSGLFIYDIIIDKLESECPETIRLIMTLQVILYHPLFNLIIYGLKMKDIYNHIRRLFCQRELHQHINK